The Panicum virgatum strain AP13 chromosome 5K, P.virgatum_v5, whole genome shotgun sequence genome has a window encoding:
- the LOC120706370 gene encoding replication protein A 14 kDa subunit-like, giving the protein MDTSSPAAFVNGENLKMFVGRRVRTVVQVQRIEGGMVVGQSTDGRPLTIKSAMNIPVSHFMEVYGIAENDQTIRAEVCTDFGPNFDAKAFEGLCKLASDKFKHLFL; this is encoded by the exons ATGGACACATCAAGCCCCGCAGCATTCGTCAATGGAGAGAATCTGAAAATGTTTGTGGGGCGAAGAGTGCGCACGGTGGTCCAAGTCCAACGCATCGAAGGTGGAATGGTTGTCGGGCAGTCCACTGACGGGCGCCCGTTGACTATCAAAAGTGCCATGAACATTCCTGTATCGCACTTCATGGAGGTTTATGGAATTGCTGAAAATGACCAGACCATCCGCGCTGAAGTCTGCACAGATTTTGGTCCCAACTTTG ATGCCAAGGCATTTGAAGGGTTGTGCAAGCTCGCAAGTGACAAGTTCAAGCACCTGTTCCTGTAG